The Knoellia sp. S7-12 region CGCCAAGCTCGGCCTGCGCTCCCGCACCGAGCTCGTCCTCCTGGTCGCCCGGCGGGCCAACGAACTCGACGAGCGCGGCCATGAGGTCGAGCCAGCCCCGAAAGGGCGTCGCCACAGCCCCTCCCGGCACGGCGACGCTGCCGGCCGGAGGGCTGGTCTCGTCGAGCGTGATCTGGATGAGCACGCCTCACCGTGACACCGCAGCACCTCAGCTGTCGTCCGTGGGCTCACTGATCTTTGTCGTGCATGACGCTGCACCGTGCCCCGTGAACTCAAGGTGCACAAGATCGACGGGGTTCTCGGTGCCGAGGAGGGTGTGACCTGCATCTCACCCCTCGGTCGTCAAAGGAGCCTCCCGATGGATTTCCCCAACCCGTTCCACCCCGCCCCGAAGCGACGGGGCCGAAGCCGCCTCGTCCTCCAGACCACCACCGCCTCCCTGGCCGCCCTCGCCCTGGCGGCGTGTGGCAGCAGCTCGGGTGGTGACGAAGACGCGGCCGGCGGAGCAGACTCCGGCTACCCCGACCAGGAGATCACCATCGTGGTCCCCTTCGCCGCGGGTGGTCCCACCGACACGGTCACTCGCCTCATCGGAGACCCGATGAGCAAGTCGCTCGGCCAGCAGATCATCGTCAAGAACGTCGCCGGCGCCGGAGGCACCCTCGGCGCGAACCAGGTCTCGAAGGCCAAGGGCGACGGCTACACCGTCCTCATGCACCACATCGGCATGTCGACCGCGCCCGCGCTCTACCCGAAGCTGTCCTACGACCCCCAGAAGGACTTCAAGCCGATCGGCCTCGTCACCAACGTGCCCATGACGATCATCGCCAAGAAGGACTTCCCGGCGAAGACGCTCGAGGAACTCGTGACTTACGTCAAGGCCAACAGCAAGAAGGTGACGCTCGCGAACGCGGGCACCGGAGCCGCGTCGCAGCTCTGCGGGCTGCTCATCGAGCAGGCGCTGGGCGTCGACCTCACCGAGGTGCCGTACGACGGCACCGGTCCCGCGCTGACCGACCTCGTCGGTGGTCAGGTCGACTTCATGTGCGACCAGACGACGAACACGGCGGGACAGATCAAGGCCGGAAAGGTGCAGGCGTATGCCGTCACGACACCTGAGCGTGTCGAGGCCTTCAAGGACTTGCCGACGACAAAGGAAGCCGGACTCCCCGAGGTGGAGGTCGGTGTCTGGCATGGGCTCTACGTCCCCAAGGACACCCCGGACGACGTCGTCAAGAAGCTCACCGATGCTCTCGCCACCGCGCTGAAGGACCAGAACGTCGTCACCAAGATGGCCGACCTCGGGACCGCACCCGAGGCCGCCGACCAGGCGACGCCCGAGGCCCACGCGACGAAGCTCAAGGAGCAGCTCGACCTCTGGGGCCCGGTCATCAAGGATGCGGGCATCAAGAGTGAGTGACGAACTGCGTCCCTGGCTGCAGGACCTGTTCTGCGGCGCCGCGTTCCTCGCACTCGGGCTCGCCTTCGCCATCGGCGGATCGGGCTACGAGATCGGGTCCGCCAGACAGATGGGGCCGGGCTACCTGCCCCTCGTCCTTGGCGGAGCGCTCGCGGTCCTCGGTCTCGTCACCGTCGGTCAAGGGGTCCTCGCCCGACGTCACCGGTCAGCTCCGGTGGCGTCGGCGGGGGCGACCTTCTCCGGCACCGAAACCGGCACCGACACCGGCGCGGCAACCGGCACCGACACCAGCAACGGCACCGACGCCGACACCGGCAATGGCACCGGGGTCGACGCTGAGACCGAGGAGGTCGAGCCGGCCCGCACCATCCCGTGGGCGCGAGGTGCGCTCGTGGTCGGGGCGATCCTGTTCTTCGGACTCACCATCGACGGACTGGGCGTCATCCCGACGGTCTTCGCCACCTCGCTGCTCGCGGCTCTCGCGGGGCAGCACACGAAGCCCCTTCGTGTCGTCCTCACGGCGGCGGGGATCACGGTGGTCACCTGGCTGATCTTCGTCGTCGCGCTACAGCTGCGGCTGCCGCTCTTCGGTGACTGGGTGGGTGGCTGACCATGGACCTCTCCGGACTCCTGCTCGGCCTCGAAACCGCCCTGCAGCCGACGAACATCCTCGTCTGCCTCATCGGCGTCACGCTGGGCACTGCGGTCGGCGTGCTGCCGGGCATCGGCCCGACGGCAACCGTTGCGCTGCTCCTGCCGGTCACCTTCACCTTCGACCCGATCGCGGCGCTCATCATGCTCGCCGGGATCTACTACGGCGCTCAGTACGGCGGCTCGACGACGGCGATCCTGTTGAACCTGCCAGGTGAGTCGTCGTCGGCGGTCACCGCCATCGACGGC contains the following coding sequences:
- a CDS encoding tripartite tricarboxylate transporter TctB family protein, with the translated sequence MSDELRPWLQDLFCGAAFLALGLAFAIGGSGYEIGSARQMGPGYLPLVLGGALAVLGLVTVGQGVLARRHRSAPVASAGATFSGTETGTDTGAATGTDTSNGTDADTGNGTGVDAETEEVEPARTIPWARGALVVGAILFFGLTIDGLGVIPTVFATSLLAALAGQHTKPLRVVLTAAGITVVTWLIFVVALQLRLPLFGDWVGG
- a CDS encoding tripartite tricarboxylate transporter substrate-binding protein; protein product: MDFPNPFHPAPKRRGRSRLVLQTTTASLAALALAACGSSSGGDEDAAGGADSGYPDQEITIVVPFAAGGPTDTVTRLIGDPMSKSLGQQIIVKNVAGAGGTLGANQVSKAKGDGYTVLMHHIGMSTAPALYPKLSYDPQKDFKPIGLVTNVPMTIIAKKDFPAKTLEELVTYVKANSKKVTLANAGTGAASQLCGLLIEQALGVDLTEVPYDGTGPALTDLVGGQVDFMCDQTTNTAGQIKAGKVQAYAVTTPERVEAFKDLPTTKEAGLPEVEVGVWHGLYVPKDTPDDVVKKLTDALATALKDQNVVTKMADLGTAPEAADQATPEAHATKLKEQLDLWGPVIKDAGIKSE